Proteins encoded by one window of Gouania willdenowi chromosome 4, fGouWil2.1, whole genome shotgun sequence:
- the LOC114461496 gene encoding proproteinase E-like isoform X1: protein MLQTTTLLLLQAVYVFGCGTPAVKPDTGRVVNGEDARPHSWPWQISLQVKHGSRYHHTCGGTLIAPRWVLTAGHCIWPGDVYRVVLGEHDMSQQEQTEQIRDILRIIVHPSWDIDHVADGNDLALLKLDKSPIMNDSVGVACLPRAGEIPPHGSQCYISGWGNLYIMSKGFQGLGFNIRILTSHNSISAAHGPMPDKLQQALLPVVEHSVCSQSDWWGITVKNTMICAGGDIVSGCNGDSGGPLNCLGEDNRWYVQGVTSFVSSRVCNEVKKPTVFTRTSAFSEWLSEVMMRY, encoded by the exons ATGTTGCAGACGACCACCCTCCTGCTGCTTCAGGCAGTTTATG TTTTTGGATGTGGCACACCCGCTGTCAAACCTGACACTGGTAGGGTCGTGAATGGAGAGGATGCTCGTCCCCACAGCTGGCCTTGGCAG ATCTCACTGCAGGTAAAGCACGGCAGCCGATACCATCACACCTGTGGAGGAACTCTGATTGCACCTCGATGGGTGTTGACTGCTGGACACTGCATCTG GCCAGGAGATGTGTACCGTGTTGTTCTGGGAGAGCATGACATGAGCCAACAGGAGCAAACAGAGCAGATCAGAGATATTCTGCGTATCATTGTTCATCCCAGCTGGGACATTGACCACGTGGCTGATGG TAATGATCTGGCCTTGCTCAAGTTGGATAAAAGTCCCATCATGAATGACAGCGTCGGCGTGGCTTGTCTCCCTCGGGCTGGAGAAATCCCTCCACATGGATCCCAGTGTTACATCTCTGGCTGGGGAAACCTTTACA TTATGTCAAAGGGTTTCCAGGGCTTAGGCTTTAACATCAGGATACTGACTTCACATAACTCAATATCTGCTG cCCATGGTCCAATGCCTGATAAGTTGCAGCAGGCCTTGCTTCCTGTGGTGGAGCACAGTGTGTGCAGCCAGAGCGACTGGTGGGGCATCACGGTAAAGAACACAATGATCTGCGCAGGAGGAGATATCGTCTCTGGATGTAAT GGAGACTCTGGTGGTCCACTGAACTGTTTGGGTGAGGACAACAGGTGGTACGTTCAGGGTGTGACAAGCTTTGTTTCCTCACGTGTCTGCAATGAAGTGAAAAAGCCGACCGTGTTCACCCGCACCTCAGCGTTCAGCGAGTGGCTCAGTGAG GTCATGATGAGATACTGA
- the LOC114461496 gene encoding proproteinase E-like isoform X2, protein MLQTTTLLLLQAVYVFGCGTPAVKPDTGRVVNGEDARPHSWPWQISLQVKHGSRYHHTCGGTLIAPRWVLTAGHCIWPGDVYRVVLGEHDMSQQEQTEQIRDILRIIVHPSWDIDHVADGNDLALLKLDKSPIMNDSVGVACLPRAGEIPPHGSQCYISGWGNLYTHGPMPDKLQQALLPVVEHSVCSQSDWWGITVKNTMICAGGDIVSGCNGDSGGPLNCLGEDNRWYVQGVTSFVSSRVCNEVKKPTVFTRTSAFSEWLSEVMMRY, encoded by the exons ATGTTGCAGACGACCACCCTCCTGCTGCTTCAGGCAGTTTATG TTTTTGGATGTGGCACACCCGCTGTCAAACCTGACACTGGTAGGGTCGTGAATGGAGAGGATGCTCGTCCCCACAGCTGGCCTTGGCAG ATCTCACTGCAGGTAAAGCACGGCAGCCGATACCATCACACCTGTGGAGGAACTCTGATTGCACCTCGATGGGTGTTGACTGCTGGACACTGCATCTG GCCAGGAGATGTGTACCGTGTTGTTCTGGGAGAGCATGACATGAGCCAACAGGAGCAAACAGAGCAGATCAGAGATATTCTGCGTATCATTGTTCATCCCAGCTGGGACATTGACCACGTGGCTGATGG TAATGATCTGGCCTTGCTCAAGTTGGATAAAAGTCCCATCATGAATGACAGCGTCGGCGTGGCTTGTCTCCCTCGGGCTGGAGAAATCCCTCCACATGGATCCCAGTGTTACATCTCTGGCTGGGGAAACCTTTACA cCCATGGTCCAATGCCTGATAAGTTGCAGCAGGCCTTGCTTCCTGTGGTGGAGCACAGTGTGTGCAGCCAGAGCGACTGGTGGGGCATCACGGTAAAGAACACAATGATCTGCGCAGGAGGAGATATCGTCTCTGGATGTAAT GGAGACTCTGGTGGTCCACTGAACTGTTTGGGTGAGGACAACAGGTGGTACGTTCAGGGTGTGACAAGCTTTGTTTCCTCACGTGTCTGCAATGAAGTGAAAAAGCCGACCGTGTTCACCCGCACCTCAGCGTTCAGCGAGTGGCTCAGTGAG GTCATGATGAGATACTGA
- the LOC114461495 gene encoding uncharacterized protein LOC114461495, producing MSTARKELVWEIKKSLFRLSNTDLYEVVRSIAADSQESNKLSLSDEEGCMDYVTAYLQSSALSGLEDEGMSQLLTLHDLVRGLTSGQSVDVMIPVEPGPFTVVPDHTPQTHLSSDNTQHNIQLYSHPNMPVNTPTQSVEELKKIYEELGERLKQCEATAAPTVMPLIQQREPITHSTQQPERMFPLKDLSYLQRREFKIHGGQIGDQNSDISYSSLGKQIEEGLREGFAETEVVRGVIKIVKPGTFKDMLINNEEMTVSELKGFLRSHLGEKAMTEMFQELMCSRQAEQESPQQFLYRMIGLKQKLLSQSKQASTGISYDPKTIQEVFLHTVYQGLSAKHADLRQRLRPLISNSQVTDEAILCQVVKIISDENEHLRRLGQTPRQKTIYAHSAKVETEAKPSNDKLRDTTMDSKDRQTIQQLSVQVETLTHMVAALMDQQTSNAHATRPLIAPVPHHHQLQTPPQLLSSKPPQHLLRPSPTQVKGRTARCPRCTEQDLLECSHCFVCGEVGHRAVGCLMRTKSQGNGIRSLPRDSQRPVHSPSPSQ from the coding sequence ATGTCTACCGCGCGAAAGGAACTGGTGTGGGAAATCAAGAAGAGCCTATTCAGACTCTCGAACACTGACCTCTACGAAGTGGTGAGGAGCATTGCAGCTGATAGCCAAGAGTCAAACAAGTTGAGTTTAAGTGACGAGGAAGGCTGCATGGACTATGTCACCGCCTATCTTCAGTCTAGCGCTTTGTCGGGTCTCGAAGATGAAGGCATGAGCCAGTTGTTGACATTGCATGATTTGGTACGAGGGTTAACTTCCGGTCAGTCAGTTGATGTTATGATACCTGTTGAACCTGGTCCATTTACTGTGGTTCCAGACCACACACCTCAAACACACCTGTCATCtgacaacacacaacacaacatacaaCTATACTCACACCCTAACATGCCGGTTAACACTCCTACACAATCAGttgaagagttaaaaaaaatatatgaagagCTAGGTGAGAGGCTAAAACAATGTGAGGCGACAGCGGCCCCAACAGTTATGCCGCTCATCCAGCAGAGGGAGCCTATAACACATTCAACTCAGCAGCCAGAGAGAATGTTTCCCCTGAAAGATCTCTCCTACCTACAACGGCGAGAATTCAAAATACATGGGGGCCAGATTGGAGACCAGAATTCTGACATAAGCTACAGCAGCCTAGGTAAACAAATCGAAGAGGGACTCAGAGAGGGCTTTGCAGAGACAGAAGTAGTCCGAGGCGTAATAAAAATTGTCAAACCTGGCACCTTCAAGGATATGCTAATAAACAATGAAGAAATGACAGTCTCCGAACTTAAGGGCTTTCTCAGGTCGCATCTCGGTGAGAAAGCAATGACAGAGATGTTTCAGGAGCTAATGTGTTCTAGACAGGCTGAGCAGGAGTCTCCCCAGCAGTTTTTGTATCGAATGATCGGACTCAAACAAAAACTTCTTTCTCAGTCAAAACAGGCTAGCACAGGCATCTCTTATGATCCAAAAACCATTCAAGAAGTTTTTCTTCACACAGTTTATCAGGGCCTTTCTGCAAAACATGCTGACCTCAGGCAAAGATTAAGACCCCTAATCTCAAACAGTCAAGTCACTGACGAAGCAATTCTCTGTCAAGTCGTGAAAATTATAAGTGATGAGAATGAGCATTTGCGCCGACTTGGCCAAACCCCCCGTCAAAAGACAATATACGCTCATAGTGCCAAAGTGGAGACAGAAGCTAAACCAAGTAATGACAAGTTGAGGGACACGACTATGGACAGTAAGGACCGACAGACTATACAGCAACTCAGTGTTCAGGTGGAGACTCTGACACACATGGTAGCCGCTTTAATGGACCAGCAAACATCCAATGCTCATGCCACCCGTCCTCTGATAGCACCAGTACCACACCACCACCAGCTACAAACCCCGCCTCAACTTCTTTCCAGTAAGCCCCCTCAACACCTGCTGAGGCCATCCCCCACCCAAGTTAAAGGAAGAACAGCTCGTTGCCCAAGATGTACAGAACAGGACCTACTAGAGTGCAGCCACTGCTTTGTGTGTGGAGAGGTTGGACATCGGGCAGTGGGATGCTTAATGCGCACTAAGTCTCAGGGAAACGGGATCCGGTCTCTGCCAAGGGACAGCCAGAGACCGGTGCACAGCCCCAGTCCCAGCCAGTAG